Part of the Salinimonas iocasae genome, GCGTTAAAAGGGATTCAAGTTGCGCAAGATCCCATGTCATAGTGTCTCTCCTTTACATGTTAAGCGAATGATTACGCAGCCACTTTACCCATAAAGCAGCAATACGCCAACATTCACAAGGTTAGTGTAGACACAGAGGCGACGAATGGTCAATAATAAAAAGCGTTCAAATGTGTAAAAAAGTATTTTTTCGTGAATTATTGTTCACAAATGGTGATTAAATTGGTTGAGCAAACACACTGGCGACAAGTCGTTCAAAGGCTTATAAAGTCGCAGATGTCCATACGTGGCGTGAAGTACCAAATGCTAAGCGACCGTCTGGCAGGCATTGGTATTATCCAAAGCGCAGATAACCTTCGCAATAAAGTCAATAAAGGCATAATGGGGGCCGATTTGTTACTGGCAATACTCATGGTGCTGAATGCTAAAGGCGTTGACGCTGATAATTTAGCCGAGATCCTCGCTGATCTTCAG contains:
- a CDS encoding DUF6471 domain-containing protein, with amino-acid sequence MVIKLVEQTHWRQVVQRLIKSQMSIRGVKYQMLSDRLAGIGIIQSADNLRNKVNKGIMGADLLLAILMVLNAKGVDADNLAEILADLQTKDR